A single Phragmites australis chromosome 4, lpPhrAust1.1, whole genome shotgun sequence DNA region contains:
- the LOC133915161 gene encoding U-box domain-containing protein 62-like isoform X2, protein MASPPGVNCAASSSRRALLSFPFPFPIAAHFPSRAAGPFLGQHHPPATSGGEEEVEEDEGSMDDDSGSQQRCASSSPVSQLGFEIFVYLDEGDHCCLLIHTLGIGRAVMSGENGSSHIQEGQQWQQHSRLYDRVTEQYGRTSSGGDEPGTIPRETRVENGYGVIGGREGGPASSYWDLLRAHLSDPLTGVLMDDAMILSCGHSYGSSGMQHIYRMKACGKCGQPITKASIRPNLALRLAVQAFKREKESAKALKKRRECLEQDKCGNDDQNPTDLSRGKSVHFPFAVFDRVIIKGNKRTPERFVGRVAVVTAQCLNGWYVVKTLDDAESVKLQYRSLAKVADGNGSCSMVSNNAQNTNWL, encoded by the exons ATGGCGTCTCCTCCGGGGGTCAACTGCGCAGCCTCCTCGTCGAGGAGGGCGCTCTTGTCCTTCCCCTTTCCCTTCCCCATCGCGGCCCACTTCCcctcccgcgccgccggccccttCCTCGGGCAGCACCACCCGCCCGCCACctccggcggcgaggaggaggtcgaagAAGACGAGGGCAGCATGGACGACGACAGCGGCTCGCAGCAGCGGtgcgcctcctcctctccag TTTCCCAGCTAGGATTCGAGATTTTTGTATATCTGGATGAAGGTGATCATTGCTGCTTGCTGATTCATACACTAGGAATCGGCCGGGCAGTGATGAGTGGGGAGAACGGATCGAGTCACATCCAAGAGGGGCAGCAATGGCAGCAGCACAGCCGTTTATATGACCGTGTTACAGAGCAATATGGGCGCACTTCGTCTGGAGGGGATGAACCTGGCACTATTCCCAGGGAGACGAGGGTGGAGAATGGATACGGAGTTATCGGAGGAAGAGAGGGGGGTCCTGCATCCAGCTATTGGGACCTTCTGAGAGCACACCTCTCTGATCCGTTGAC AGGTGTTCTCATGGATGATGCAATGATTCTATCTTGTGGCCATTCATATGGAAGTAGTGGAATGCAGCATATCTACAGAATG AAAGCTTGTGGCAAATGTGGTCAGCCAATTACCAAGGCTTCGATTCGACCTAACTTGG CTCTTCGCCTTGCAGTTCAGGCATTTAAACGTGAAAAAGAGTCAGCAAAAGcattgaaaaaaagaagagagtgCCTTGAACAG GACAAATGTGGCAATGACGATCAAAATCCAACTGACCTTTCTAGAGGTAAAAGTGTTCACTTTCCTTTTGCTGTCTTCGACCGGGTCATAATCAAG GGAAATAAGAGGACACCGGAACGATTTGTGGGACGTGTAGCAGTTGTGACAGCACAGTGCTTAAATGGATG GTATGTAGTGAAGACTTTAGACGACGCAGAGAGTGTGAAGTTACAATACCGTTCCTTGGCAAAGGTTGCTGATGGCAATGGGTCTTGTTCCATGGTCTCAAACAACGCCCAAAATACGAACTGGTTATAA